In one window of Poriferisphaera corsica DNA:
- a CDS encoding prepilin-type N-terminal cleavage/methylation domain-containing protein: protein MKTKKAFTLIELLVVISIISLLIGILLPALGAARKTASKLSCMSQMRQIGTANQIFAVDHDDFLVKHWENRGPLDADPSGYGGDASWGYEFPFQSWDYILSQVVSNKSIFKCPDEDGEVMYSSWVGDWAGPNFADAHIHASYRLNMGHHADTRKGMRVSDFKNPSSSMVIAEGLNAEDPERYLAQWVSDMKSRVGELVVDNTAFNRHGGGTTESIKDGISNYVFVDGHAESMAWGVSWDRLGGTDSKPETIWRMEYEDSRYNNGQPLTNQN from the coding sequence ATGAAAACAAAAAAAGCATTTACGCTAATTGAATTGTTAGTTGTAATTTCAATTATTTCACTACTGATAGGTATCTTGCTGCCTGCTCTGGGTGCTGCGAGAAAGACGGCGAGTAAGTTGTCATGTATGTCGCAGATGAGACAGATCGGGACTGCGAATCAGATTTTTGCGGTTGATCACGATGATTTTCTGGTGAAGCATTGGGAAAATAGAGGGCCGTTGGATGCAGACCCATCTGGATATGGCGGGGATGCATCTTGGGGTTACGAATTTCCCTTTCAGAGTTGGGATTACATTTTGTCGCAAGTTGTGAGTAATAAATCAATTTTCAAATGCCCTGATGAAGATGGTGAAGTGATGTATAGCTCATGGGTTGGAGATTGGGCAGGCCCGAATTTTGCGGATGCTCATATCCATGCCTCATATCGGCTTAATATGGGCCACCATGCAGACACGCGAAAAGGGATGCGTGTAAGTGATTTTAAGAATCCGTCATCTTCTATGGTTATTGCGGAAGGTTTGAACGCTGAAGATCCGGAACGCTATCTTGCTCAATGGGTTTCTGATATGAAGTCTCGAGTTGGCGAACTAGTGGTCGATAATACGGCGTTCAATCGTCATGGCGGCGGTACGACAGAATCGATTAAGGATGGTATTTCAAATTATGTTTTTGTTGATGGTCATGCTGAATCAATGGCATGGGGCGTGAGTTGGGATCGATTGGGCGGTACGGATAGCAAGCCAGAAACGATTTGGCGAATGGAATATGAGGATAGTCGTTACAACAATGGTCAGCCTTTGACGAACCAGAACTGA
- a CDS encoding LacI family DNA-binding transcriptional regulator, with the protein MGTDTPTKKQERITTLSGLAKNLGLSPTTVSFVLNGQAKERKISDATVQRVLEYVREVDYVPNALARGLRQKRTHAVGVVFPHLRGDWAHRIMQGIVDVLGESRTVPLIVCHHGSGEHEIELLKSLVERRVDGIICNPIADGFRRYRQVIERGTPMVFLGDSPRNLDEISYVGWDPGAVEIAVKHLIELGHKRIGYLGIKDDRKMARMRQQAFRQTIEEAGLKCRDGDIVLNDAGVEFDHEVDRLISGEDGCTAMFALYDDIAISVLTYLRNKGVRCPEDVSLATIGDAPLVSAPGYEITTVHAPVEDEGRAAAECLNELIKQPKRGAIHRIVPGGYLIRGATTTTVS; encoded by the coding sequence ATGGGTACAGACACACCGACAAAGAAGCAGGAACGTATTACCACGTTGAGTGGTTTGGCGAAAAACCTTGGGTTGTCGCCGACGACGGTTTCGTTTGTTTTGAATGGTCAGGCGAAGGAACGGAAGATATCAGATGCGACGGTTCAGCGGGTGTTGGAATATGTTCGTGAGGTTGATTATGTGCCGAATGCTTTGGCGCGTGGGTTGAGGCAGAAGCGAACGCATGCGGTGGGTGTTGTGTTTCCGCATTTACGAGGAGACTGGGCGCACCGGATTATGCAGGGGATTGTGGATGTGTTGGGCGAGTCGCGAACTGTGCCGTTGATTGTGTGTCATCATGGTTCGGGCGAGCATGAGATTGAACTGTTGAAGTCGTTGGTTGAGCGAAGAGTTGACGGGATTATTTGTAACCCGATTGCGGATGGTTTTAGACGATACAGGCAAGTGATAGAGCGTGGGACACCGATGGTTTTTTTAGGCGATTCACCGCGTAATTTGGATGAAATCAGTTATGTCGGGTGGGACCCGGGTGCGGTTGAGATTGCGGTTAAGCATTTGATTGAGTTGGGCCATAAACGAATTGGATATTTGGGGATTAAAGATGATCGGAAGATGGCTCGGATGCGTCAGCAAGCGTTTCGCCAGACAATAGAGGAGGCGGGGTTGAAATGCCGTGATGGCGATATTGTTTTGAATGATGCAGGGGTAGAATTTGATCATGAAGTTGATCGATTGATATCGGGTGAGGATGGTTGTACCGCTATGTTTGCGCTTTACGATGATATTGCGATTAGTGTTTTAACGTATTTGCGCAATAAGGGCGTTCGTTGTCCTGAGGATGTTTCGTTGGCAACGATCGGGGATGCACCGTTGGTGTCTGCACCGGGTTATGAGATTACGACAGTGCATGCGCCGGTTGAAGATGAAGGGCGAGCTGCGGCTGAATGCTTGAATGAATTGATCAAGCAGCCGAAGCGTGGAGCGATTCATCGAATCGTTCCGGGTGGTTATTTGATTCGTGGGGCGACAACGACGACTGTTTCTTGA